The genomic segment AATCGATACCGACGAAGAAGATAATGACTTTGTGGGTATTATTACCGACCGAGATTTATGCACCAAGGTACTGGCGTGTGGTTTGGATTCTGAAACTCCTGTATCTGAAGTGATGTCGACAGAGCTTATTTCACTAGACCATAACGCTTATGTATTTGAAGCGATGTTGATGATGCTTCGCTACAACGTCCACCACCTACCTGTATTGAGAAACAAACAGCCTATTGGTGTCATCGAAGTCTCTGATATCGTTCGCTATGAATCTCAAAATAGTTTGTTGTTTGTAAGCAGTATTTTTCAGCAGCAAACCATTGAAGATTTGGTCATCCTTTCAGACCAATTAAAAGATTGTTTTGTCCGTATGGTCAATGAAGACGCTAATTCTCATATGGTTGGCAGTGCAATGTCAGAAATTGGACGTAGCTTTAAGCAACGACTGTTAGAATTAGCAGAAGAAGAACTTGGAGAACCACCAGTCCCTTATTGCTTCTTAGCATTAGGTTCAATGGCGCGTGATGAGCAGTTGATTGTTACCGACCAAGATAACGCAATTATTTTAGATAATGACTATAACGACTCTGAACATGCTGATTACTTTAAGGCTCTATCTGCTTTCGTTTGTGATGGCTTAGCAGCATGTGGTTATAAACATTGTAGTGGCGATATTATGGCTACCAACCCAGAGTGGCGAAAAACACAGTCTGAATGGGAAGAATGTTTCGCTGATTGGATTGATAATCCAGATCCACAAGCCTTATTAAACTGTTCTATTTTCTTCGATTTGAATGGCGTTTATGGTCGAACTAAATGGGCAGAACAGCTAAATGGTTTCATTGTTCGACGAGCTAAAAAGAATAATCGTTTTCTCGCTTGTCTTGCTAGAAATGGCTTACGTCGCACGCCACCATTAGGTTTCTTTAAGGATTTTGTGATGGAAAAAGATGGCCGTCATAATAATTCAATTAACTTAAAACGCCGTGGAACAGCGCCCCTCGCAGATTTAATACGAGTGCATGCTTTAGCTATTGGTTCTCAAGCCCAAAACTCATTTGAACGTCTAGATGATATTATTGAAGCGGGTATTTTACCAAAATCAAAAGGGGTCGATTTGCAGCATGCTATGGAATTTATTTCATTGGTTCGCCTTCGCCACCAAGCGTTAGACGTTGAAGCAAATATTGAACCTGACAATAATATCGAGCCTGAAAATATGTCTGACTTTGAGCGACGAAACCTAAAAGATGCATTCCAAGTCCTGAGCAATGCCCAAAACTTTTTAAAGTATCGCTATAGTGCAAATAAATTCTAGGAGTTAATGATGTTTCCCTATTCTCCTCAAGAAATTTTAAATTGGTCTTCTTTTTTTAAACATAAGTGTAAGATCAGTAAAGATAAAAGACTTAAGAATTTTTATAAGTCAGGAACCTATGACGAAGAGACACCACTGAGCGACATTGATTTTGTTGCGTTGGATTTTGAGACCACAGGGTTAGATGCCAATCAAAATAGTATTATCAGTATTGGTTTAGTCCCATTTAGTTTGCAGAGAATTCGCTGTCGTGAATCACAGCATTGGTTTGTAAAAGCTCAAGATAGCTTAGAAGAAGAGTCTGTGGTTATCCATGGGATCACTCATACAGATCTACAAAACGCACCTGATTTACGCCGCATTCTGGTTAAGGTCTTAGATGCACTAGCAGGGAAAGTGGTTGTAGTACATTATCGAAGAATTGAGCGTGATTTCTTTGATACTAACCTTCGTAGTTTAATTGGTGAGGGAATTGTTTTTCCTGTTATCGATACAATGCAAATTGAAGGTGACTATCAACATCAACGATCTAAGGGATTAATGAATTGGATCAAGGGAAACCGTTCTGAGTCGATACGTTTAGCTAATTCCCGCTCACGTTATGGCTTACCATCTTACCCTCCTCACCATGCGTTAACTGATGCCATTGCAACTGCTGAGCTTTTTCAAGCCCAAGTTCACCATCATTTCTCTTCTGATGACCCAATAAAAAAATTATGGTTATAAATTGATAACCTCTCATAAATAAAAAAGCCAATGAAGATACTAATCTTCATCGGCTTTTTATTACAAACATCTTAAAAATTAAGAACGGTTATGTTTTTCTGTTCTCATACCCATTAGTAAGCTAACACACATTACCAATAAGATAATAGTGAATGGCAGAGCGGTAGAGATTGCACCGGCTTGCAATGCTTCAATCGCCTGAGTTCCACCAACCCACAGTAGAGCAACCGCAATTGCACCTTCCATGAATGCCCAGAACACACGTTGTGGTACTGGTGCATCAACTTTACCACCAGCAGTAATACTATCGATAACCAATGAACCTGAATCTGATGAGGTAATAAAGAATACCAATACCAGAACGACTGCAATTAATGAAAGGATGTTACCCATTGGTAATGAATCAAACATTTGGAACATCGCTAGTGATACATCAGTTAAACCTTTAGAACCTAAAGTACCAATATTATTCACTACTTGATCAATCGCTACGCCGCCAAAGATAGACATCCAAAGAACGGTGAAAATTGTTGGAACAATTAATACTGCAGTTAAGAACTCACGCACTGTACGACCACGAGATACTCGAGCGATAAACATACCAACAAATGGAGACCATGAAATCCACCACGCCCAATAGAACACAGTCCAACCATGCATCCACGCTTCATCTTCACGACCATGAGGATTACTTAGTGGGATAATATTTTCAACATAGCCCATGATTGTTGTTGGGATCGTGCCCATTGATACCGCAAATG from the Aliivibrio wodanis genome contains:
- a CDS encoding putative exonuclease, whose amino-acid sequence is MFPYSPQEILNWSSFFKHKCKISKDKRLKNFYKSGTYDEETPLSDIDFVALDFETTGLDANQNSIISIGLVPFSLQRIRCRESQHWFVKAQDSLEEESVVIHGITHTDLQNAPDLRRILVKVLDALAGKVVVVHYRRIERDFFDTNLRSLIGEGIVFPVIDTMQIEGDYQHQRSKGLMNWIKGNRSESIRLANSRSRYGLPSYPPHHALTDAIATAELFQAQVHHHFSSDDPIKKLWL
- a CDS encoding putative cyclic nucleotide binding protein, producing MEVELLEIQHFLSQYPPFSLLPEEAIKQAAQSVEISYYRAESMVIGFGDEIKDLYMVRSGIIEIYRRNGELYNRVDEGSIFGQMGLLMNNKVRFPAKALKDSLLYCIPESVFDDFCERYDEFSDFVEVEDTTRLKQAVESNHDDANDLTTSKVKTLLTREAVMITKYETIQSAAKTMAEENVSAVLITDPEIDTDEEDNDFVGIITDRDLCTKVLACGLDSETPVSEVMSTELISLDHNAYVFEAMLMMLRYNVHHLPVLRNKQPIGVIEVSDIVRYESQNSLLFVSSIFQQQTIEDLVILSDQLKDCFVRMVNEDANSHMVGSAMSEIGRSFKQRLLELAEEELGEPPVPYCFLALGSMARDEQLIVTDQDNAIILDNDYNDSEHADYFKALSAFVCDGLAACGYKHCSGDIMATNPEWRKTQSEWEECFADWIDNPDPQALLNCSIFFDLNGVYGRTKWAEQLNGFIVRRAKKNNRFLACLARNGLRRTPPLGFFKDFVMEKDGRHNNSINLKRRGTAPLADLIRVHALAIGSQAQNSFERLDDIIEAGILPKSKGVDLQHAMEFISLVRLRHQALDVEANIEPDNNIEPENMSDFERRNLKDAFQVLSNAQNFLKYRYSANKF